In the Zingiber officinale cultivar Zhangliang chromosome 5A, Zo_v1.1, whole genome shotgun sequence genome, TCTTCGTAGAAAAAATAAGTAAAACTTATTCCATTGGTGCAAGCATGTCTTCTAACACTTAATCTCTTTCAATCCATAAGCAAAATACAGGAAAGTTGGATCAACTGCGCCATCCTTGTAGTATGCAAGAACAACACTTGCATCATCGTGCATGCCCTCCCCTACAAAACTATCAAATATGATAAAAGAAGATTAGTCAGAAACGTGAAGATTTTACAACTATCATGGGCACATACAAAATTTTGAAGGAGAGTCCAGGAGCAATAATAAAATTGTTGTCATACGATGACAGGTTCGAGTAAAGCTACAGACATTAGAAACCTTCTCCCCAACATTGAAAAACAACTGTGCACTGAGCGTTCTTTATGGGcatatcaaaattttctaaatgatATACTTTATTAAGCACTAGCTAAATGgagtataaaagaaaatttaattcttACAATTGCAGATCTTTGAGCTTTGGAAGTAGAAACTTTGTCGCTCCTTCGATATGTTTTTTGAACAGTTCTTGCTTTCCCTCATCTAGCTTAGGTGTTAACAGCTTGATGTAACGCTTAATGAAGGTCACAAACTGTTTTTTATCGAATGGGGGTTGTTCCTGTTTACCATGATAGAAACAAAAAGTTATAGTTGATATCTTGAAAGAATAGATCATGAAGTATATGCTTATttaagaggaaaaagagaaaaaatattaaCCTGAAGTCTAAAAGTGTCGACTATGTCGACAACCTTAATGGCACTATCATCAACACCTTCATCTTCTCCTCCCCCTTCGGCTGAAGGGTTTGCACCAATGTCCACATCAACGGCTCCTTTGACTACCCACTGCCAAATATATCTAATATATTCAAAACTGAATAATACAtgtgaaaatttgaaaataatatttgtaCTCTTATCTTCCAAGGAACACTAGAATACTAATTGCAGTGTTATCTGAGCAAACAAAATAAAGTAACATAACTATTGATAGAAGATTATAGTCAGTTCACGACAGGGAACATTCAAAACAAACATAGAAATCAAGTGCAAAGATTgatcaacttaatttaaaatcaaatgataaaaaatttgaaatcaaataAGAATGAAATAAATTACCTTCCCTTCAACCTCCCAGAGCATCCCATTTTCAATTTCCTTGTATGGAAATGAGTCAGACAAGAGCTCATCACCTAGAAAATAAGACAATTACATTTGATTAAACAAATGTGAAAGAACATGAAGACATTATTTGACACCGACAGCATTGAAAAATATTGAGAAAGAGGGACAAAAGAGCAATTTAAGAAAGAAGACTAAGATGTGCGCAAGATGATGAATAATTAATGCACTTGTATCTCTAATTTATTCACTAAAACAAAGAGGCTTGACTACCCAAAAATAAGATTTTGCATTAGAAACAAATTAATTTCTGAGTGAAATCAGTGCATGGATAAAAATTGAATTGAATATTGCAAGGGGAACTCTCAAGAGGCTATGCAATGGAGAAATATATGAATTGTTTGTTATCTTAGAGTGAATATAACATGTTTACTCATGAATTCGTTCATTGTCACACAAGAATAGGGAGGAAAAAGAATCATCATATCTTCCACTCAAATTGCAACTAATGACTAATACAATTGTGAAACATTCAAAGTGAAACACATTCAAAATGTATCCAAGCTCAACTCAGCCAATTGATTATGAACCTATAGACAACAACTTTTGGTAGTTGCCTATATTTCAGACAACAAAAACCAAAATGGCAATCATCTTTGATGAACATATATATAAAGAGGACTCAATATAGATGACTTATGCTCTATTGTCTATCCATAGTTACTTCCACATCAATGTTGCATTGTACACACTAAACCTTTCAAAACAATGAATAAAATATttccatttaaaaattttaatattacacATGTCTCTAACCCTACAAAATTCCATCAAAACCATTAGTTTCAACTAAACTTAGCTCAATGATGTTTAGTTAGAATTATATTCCCAAAATGTCctattatgattttcaaattatttattttaacgtTTCTCCTACACTTTATATTTTTTTCACTTTAACTATTTTTTCACATTCAAGTGTCAACTTATCATCAgaaaatatcaaatataatataaCAAATTAACCAAAATAGTCCAAATATCAATAATGATCTGCTTCAAAAGAACTTTGTGTGTTCCAAAGTCAAGGGCAAAGTTACCAATCAACAAAActctattactatttttttttaaataaaaataaaaaatccaaTTGATCTAATGCATGATTTCCTGATTTGTAACTGCATATTTACAAAACTGAAATTTGAAATTATAAgtaaaataatatgtttatttgcAATTTTGTCATTCAAGAATAAGTAGATAATTTAGGATCCTAAGTTAAAAAGACATGGATTAATAGCACTTTTTTGAACACATGTATCAACCCTCATACAAGACATGGATTTATGCATGTGTTCTAATCCACAAGAGAGCTTA is a window encoding:
- the LOC121982276 gene encoding translationally-controlled tumor protein homolog — protein: MLVYQDLLSGDELLSDSFPYKEIENGMLWEVEGKWVVKGAVDVDIGANPSAEGGGEDEGVDDSAIKVVDIVDTFRLQEQPPFDKKQFVTFIKRYIKLLTPKLDEGKQELFKKHIEGATKFLLPKLKDLQFFVGEGMHDDASVVLAYYKDGAVDPTFLYFAYGLKEIKC